A genomic region of Ignavibacteriota bacterium contains the following coding sequences:
- a CDS encoding serine hydrolase — MRDRAAARQRRGTARALLGDRNASVRWTAITALASAGREAIPLLAAGLADTSATVRAGSAIALGKIGTAARPAEQALARALTDSSARVREEAAIALGVISTGSPQTVSALAHCLSDADPYVVGRSARALASIGTPALPALLEVLRRADHPSRNAATIALGNMGPAAAPAATVLGAALADDNADVRYGAAHALGRIGAPAREAVPALLAALSDADQDVRTAASLALDHIDAPAVAQQHWNSIAALIDTLTPRLMREAHVPGVSVALIQKKSVVWSHQYGVANVMNGQAVTESTMFEACSMSKPVLAVMALRLVEQKKLDLDRPLVQYLDLPSLRGQPGHERITARMALSHTSGLPNWRRGGDERDGPLPVNFPPGSHFGYSGEAIYYLQQVIEKITGEPIEILARRELFAPLGLRHISFTWNEDIAGLIAGGHAADGKYNTTTTYTHANAAYTLYTSAADYARFIIALMHPGSRAGVLTPRSTAAMLAHQVPVSAREPIERPGRARATAVYWGLGWAINTTGQGDIIHHGGSNGSGFRCFSQFNPATGSGIVIMTNGASGTDVWIRLISRIGNL; from the coding sequence ATGCGCGATCGCGCAGCAGCCCGGCAGCGACGTGGCACAGCTCGCGCGCTGCTCGGCGACCGGAATGCCAGCGTGCGATGGACGGCCATCACCGCACTTGCCTCGGCAGGCAGGGAGGCCATCCCGCTTCTTGCCGCCGGGCTCGCCGATACCAGCGCCACGGTTCGTGCAGGATCGGCCATCGCGCTCGGGAAGATCGGGACAGCTGCACGCCCCGCGGAGCAAGCGCTTGCCCGTGCACTCACCGACAGCAGCGCACGTGTCCGCGAAGAGGCCGCCATTGCTCTCGGCGTGATCTCAACCGGCAGCCCGCAGACGGTCTCCGCTCTGGCCCATTGTCTCTCTGACGCCGACCCGTACGTGGTCGGGAGATCCGCACGTGCGCTGGCTTCGATCGGCACACCCGCGCTTCCTGCATTGCTCGAGGTGCTCCGGAGGGCCGATCATCCATCACGCAACGCAGCAACGATCGCGTTGGGAAACATGGGGCCAGCGGCCGCGCCCGCCGCCACGGTGCTCGGCGCTGCCCTTGCGGACGACAATGCTGATGTGCGCTACGGTGCAGCCCATGCGCTCGGCCGCATCGGAGCACCCGCACGGGAAGCAGTGCCTGCGCTGCTCGCAGCGCTCAGCGATGCCGATCAGGATGTGCGGACTGCCGCATCGCTTGCGCTGGACCATATCGATGCCCCGGCAGTGGCCCAGCAACACTGGAACTCCATCGCGGCTCTCATCGACACGCTCACTCCCCGGCTGATGCGCGAGGCACACGTACCCGGAGTGTCTGTTGCCCTCATCCAGAAGAAGTCCGTGGTGTGGTCGCACCAGTACGGCGTAGCGAACGTGATGAACGGACAGGCCGTCACGGAGTCGACCATGTTCGAAGCGTGTTCCATGTCCAAACCCGTCCTGGCGGTCATGGCGCTCCGACTCGTTGAACAGAAGAAGCTGGACCTCGACCGGCCGCTCGTCCAGTACCTCGACCTCCCTTCGTTGCGGGGACAACCCGGCCATGAACGCATCACGGCCCGGATGGCACTGTCGCATACTTCTGGCCTTCCCAACTGGCGGCGGGGAGGTGATGAACGTGACGGTCCGCTTCCCGTGAACTTCCCGCCGGGATCGCACTTCGGCTACTCCGGCGAAGCGATCTACTATCTGCAGCAGGTGATCGAGAAGATCACCGGCGAACCGATCGAAATCCTGGCCAGGCGCGAGCTGTTCGCACCCCTCGGTCTCCGGCACATCTCGTTCACGTGGAATGAAGACATTGCCGGACTCATTGCCGGAGGGCACGCCGCGGATGGGAAGTACAACACCACCACAACGTACACGCACGCCAACGCCGCGTACACGCTGTACACGTCGGCTGCCGACTATGCTCGGTTCATCATTGCGTTGATGCATCCCGGCTCACGTGCCGGTGTTCTCACACCACGTTCCACCGCAGCCATGCTCGCACATCAGGTCCCCGTCTCCGCGCGCGAGCCCATCGAACGCCCGGGCCGTGCACGCGCCACGGCGGTGTACTGGGGACTCGGATGGGCGATCAACACGACCGGCCAGGGTGATATCATTCATCACGGTGGTTCGAACGGATCAGGGTTCAGATGCTTCAGCCAGTTCAACCCTGCCACAGGTTCGGGGATCGTGATCATGACCAATGGTGCAAGCGGGACCGACGTGTGGATCAGGCTTATCAGCAGGATCGGAAACCTCTGA
- a CDS encoding D-cysteine desulfhydrase family protein has protein sequence MHSLDSIPRIILSVQPTPLQDAPRLAKHCGLTRLLIKRDDQTGLAMGGNKARKLEYDFAGIVSGKYDVVLTIGGTQSNHARMTAAAARQLGLDVKLVLGGPEVQEYQGNLLLENILGAEIRYLRDNDDNDALAGEMDAWAAELARAGRRPFTLPIGGSTGVGALGYVRAMHELAGQCGTGPIQIVLAVGSCGTLAGTILGARMFLPEARVIGISVSRTSAKIAERTAELMRECAGILDAEDVPGREAVEAYDRYHEEYGVFTPSAREAIISAARLEGVLLDPVYTGKAMAGLMDLARTGVLDRAIPTVFIHTGGLPILFAYERYFKGLEAFTRI, from the coding sequence ATGCATTCCCTCGACTCCATCCCCCGGATCATACTCTCGGTCCAACCGACGCCGCTCCAGGATGCGCCCCGGCTGGCGAAGCACTGCGGACTCACCCGGCTCCTGATCAAACGGGATGACCAGACAGGCCTCGCGATGGGAGGGAACAAGGCCCGTAAACTCGAGTATGATTTCGCCGGGATCGTCAGCGGCAAGTACGATGTCGTCCTTACCATCGGCGGTACCCAGTCCAACCACGCCCGCATGACCGCGGCCGCTGCGCGCCAGCTCGGACTCGATGTGAAGCTGGTCCTCGGTGGCCCGGAAGTCCAGGAATATCAGGGGAACCTCCTTCTGGAGAATATCCTGGGAGCGGAGATCCGGTATCTCAGGGACAACGACGACAACGATGCGCTAGCGGGCGAGATGGATGCCTGGGCCGCCGAGCTCGCACGGGCCGGACGCAGGCCGTTCACCCTCCCCATAGGAGGAAGCACGGGTGTGGGCGCACTCGGGTACGTCAGGGCGATGCACGAACTCGCCGGGCAATGCGGCACCGGCCCGATCCAGATCGTCCTCGCCGTCGGCTCCTGCGGCACGCTCGCCGGTACGATCCTTGGCGCGCGCATGTTCCTGCCGGAGGCGCGCGTGATCGGCATCAGCGTATCACGGACCTCGGCAAAGATCGCAGAGCGAACCGCGGAGCTCATGCGGGAATGCGCGGGCATCCTCGACGCTGAGGACGTGCCCGGACGCGAGGCGGTCGAAGCGTACGACCGCTATCACGAAGAGTATGGCGTCTTCACACCATCGGCCCGCGAAGCCATCATCAGTGCCGCCCGCCTCGAAGGTGTGCTCCTCGATCCGGTGTACACGGGGAAGGCCATGGCAGGGTTGATGGACCTTGCCCGGACCGGTGTTCTGGACCGGGCCATCCCGACGGTCTTCATTCATACGGGTGGGCTTCCCATCCTCTTCGCCTACGAGCGATACTTCAAGGGTCTTGAAGCATTCACGCGGATCTGA
- a CDS encoding PQQ-dependent sugar dehydrogenase, producing the protein MLIRITLAAVGMLFLVARVPAQLTLTDAFPSLPSFSLPIECVSAGDGTGRLFVVEQRGKIWVFNAAAASPQRRLFLDLTGVVSTTGSETGLLGLAFHPQYATNGQFFVDYTSSSSGSLKSYIARYIVSATNPDSAVKTSETIFLSVDQPYENHNGGKIAFGPDGYLYISFGDGGSGNDPQNNGQSLTTALGKILRIDVNSSTLPYNYTIPPTNPFASNSQGYRKEIYAYGLRNPWKFSFDALTGTLWAGDVGQGAREEIDTIVAGGNYGWRVMEGKICTPNVNPDCRDTAGTILPLWDYGRGSGDVSITGGYVYRGNAIPSLRGRYVYADYASGRIWALTLNGTQPATNALLLDAPYTVSSFAQDRERELYVVSYGTGRLYRITGPATDTGSSALPRAFSLSENFPNPFNPTTTIRYEIPVASAIRLSVFDLLGHEVRVLVDSTVSAGSYEATLDAAGLASGIYLYRLRAGSFEQTRKMVLTR; encoded by the coding sequence ATGCTGATTCGCATCACTCTTGCCGCGGTGGGCATGCTTTTCCTTGTGGCCCGGGTCCCGGCGCAGCTCACGCTCACGGATGCATTCCCATCGTTGCCGTCATTTTCCCTCCCTATCGAATGTGTCTCTGCGGGCGACGGGACGGGCCGGCTCTTCGTTGTAGAACAACGGGGCAAGATCTGGGTCTTCAATGCCGCAGCAGCGAGTCCACAACGGCGCCTCTTCCTCGATCTGACAGGCGTGGTGTCCACTACGGGCAGCGAGACCGGACTGCTCGGACTGGCATTCCATCCCCAATACGCGACGAATGGACAATTCTTCGTCGACTACACCAGTTCTTCCTCCGGGTCACTGAAGAGCTATATCGCGCGCTACATCGTGAGTGCGACCAACCCCGACTCTGCGGTGAAGACCAGCGAGACGATCTTCCTCTCTGTGGATCAGCCCTACGAGAATCACAACGGTGGGAAGATCGCCTTCGGGCCTGATGGCTATCTGTACATCAGCTTCGGGGACGGCGGTTCGGGCAATGATCCTCAGAACAACGGCCAATCCTTGACGACCGCTCTGGGGAAGATCCTGCGGATCGATGTCAACTCCTCCACGCTCCCGTATAACTACACGATCCCCCCCACCAATCCTTTCGCCAGCAACTCCCAGGGGTATCGCAAGGAGATCTATGCCTACGGCCTGCGCAATCCCTGGAAGTTCAGTTTCGACGCACTCACCGGCACGCTCTGGGCGGGCGATGTCGGCCAGGGGGCACGCGAGGAGATCGATACGATCGTTGCCGGGGGCAATTACGGGTGGCGCGTGATGGAAGGCAAGATCTGTACCCCGAACGTCAATCCTGATTGCAGGGATACTGCCGGAACCATCCTGCCACTCTGGGACTACGGACGGGGATCGGGCGATGTCTCGATCACCGGAGGGTATGTCTACCGGGGGAATGCCATTCCTTCATTGAGGGGACGGTACGTCTATGCGGATTATGCCAGTGGTCGCATATGGGCCCTGACACTGAATGGAACGCAGCCCGCAACGAATGCGCTCCTGCTCGATGCTCCGTATACCGTTTCATCGTTCGCCCAGGACCGTGAACGTGAGCTCTATGTCGTATCGTACGGCACCGGACGCCTGTATCGCATCACTGGCCCGGCCACCGACACGGGCTCCTCCGCGCTTCCGCGTGCGTTCTCGCTCTCCGAGAATTTCCCGAACCCGTTCAATCCAACGACCACCATCCGCTATGAGATCCCCGTCGCATCCGCGATCCGGCTCTCGGTCTTCGATCTTCTCGGCCATGAGGTCCGCGTCCTCGTCGACTCGACCGTCAGCGCCGGAAGCTACGAAGCCACGCTCGACGCGGCCGGGCTTGCTTCTGGGATCTACCTGTACAGACTGCGGGCAGGTTCATTTGAGCAGACGAGGAAAATGGTCCTCACACGGTGA